One window of the Methanocaldococcus vulcanius M7 genome contains the following:
- the porB gene encoding pyruvate synthase subunit PorB — translation MQFPREEFFAPGHRGCAGCGAAIVARLLLKATGKDTIISNATGCLEVMTTPYPETSWRVPWIHTAFENAAATASGIEAAIKVLKRKRGKYADKKIHVIAIGGDGGTADIGFQSLSGAMERGHDLLYIMYDNEAYMNTGIQRSSSTPFLAATTTSPAGSKIRGEDRPKKDVAMIMAAHGIPYVATACISYPEDFIRKVKRALEIEGPKFIQVLQPCTTGWGFPPEKTIEIGRLAVETGVFPLYEIDHGNFKITYKPAKRKPVREYLKMQKRYRHLTDEDIERIQKYIDEKCKLLGL, via the coding sequence ATGCAATTCCCAAGAGAAGAGTTTTTTGCTCCGGGACATAGAGGATGTGCAGGTTGCGGAGCTGCAATTGTTGCAAGATTGTTATTAAAAGCAACTGGAAAAGATACAATAATTTCCAATGCAACTGGTTGTTTAGAGGTTATGACAACACCATATCCAGAAACATCATGGAGAGTGCCATGGATTCACACAGCGTTTGAGAATGCAGCAGCAACTGCGAGCGGTATAGAGGCGGCTATAAAAGTGTTAAAGAGGAAAAGAGGAAAGTATGCCGACAAGAAAATACATGTAATTGCGATAGGAGGGGATGGAGGAACAGCAGATATTGGTTTCCAATCATTAAGTGGAGCAATGGAGAGAGGACATGATCTTCTCTATATAATGTATGATAATGAAGCATACATGAACACTGGAATACAGAGAAGTTCTTCAACACCGTTTTTAGCTGCTACAACAACATCCCCTGCAGGATCAAAAATAAGAGGGGAAGATAGGCCTAAAAAAGATGTAGCAATGATAATGGCAGCCCATGGAATCCCATACGTCGCCACAGCATGTATTTCATACCCTGAGGACTTTATAAGGAAAGTAAAAAGAGCTTTGGAAATAGAAGGACCAAAGTTTATACAGGTTTTACAACCATGCACAACTGGATGGGGATTCCCACCAGAGAAAACAATAGAAATAGGCAGATTGGCTGTTGAGACAGGCGTTTTTCCTCTATATGAGATAGATCATGGAAACTTTAAGATAACCTACAAACCTGCTAAGAGAAAGCCAGTTAGGGAGTATTTAAAAATGCAGAAAAGATATAGACATTTAACTGATGAGGATATTGAAAGAATTCAAAAGTATATTGATGAAAAGTGTAAACTGTTAGGTCTTTAA
- a CDS encoding 4Fe-4S dicluster domain-containing protein — protein sequence MKKIIMTNFNCDNCGDCVKACMEKNKVGRIAIMQKEDKYIPIICQHCASAPCKEVCPVSAIEHKDGYVYLNEDICIGCGLCALACPFGAISMEDKAYKCILCNGEEPACVKACSKRCLELVNVNDLVFIKRDKTLELFSKMSFPSTTSDNSLISKITINSKVQP from the coding sequence ATGAAAAAGATAATCATGACAAACTTTAACTGCGATAACTGTGGGGACTGTGTAAAAGCATGCATGGAAAAAAACAAAGTTGGAAGAATTGCAATAATGCAGAAAGAAGATAAATATATCCCAATAATCTGCCAACACTGTGCATCCGCTCCATGTAAAGAGGTCTGTCCCGTCTCAGCAATTGAGCATAAAGATGGATACGTTTACTTAAACGAAGATATATGTATTGGTTGTGGTTTGTGTGCTTTGGCATGTCCATTCGGAGCTATAAGTATGGAAGATAAAGCATACAAGTGTATTTTGTGTAATGGAGAAGAACCTGCCTGTGTTAAAGCATGTTCAAAGAGATGTTTGGAGTTAGTTAACGTAAACGACCTTGTATTTATAAAGAGAGATAAAACATTGGAGTTATTTAGCAAGATGTCATTTCCATCCACAACTTCAGATAACTCATTAATTTCAAAAATAACAATAAATTCAAAAGTGCAACCTTAA
- a CDS encoding 4Fe-4S dicluster domain-containing protein, translated as MVVVNVGSCVGCRRCERSCPINGIIFENLPIKCMHCDKNPCLYACPENAIERINNKVVVIEEKCIGCGLCALACPFGAIRIDGVALKCNGCYKRDVEVCKEVCPTGAIDHLEDLLCSKLENTLNKFSKLHALYAKMR; from the coding sequence ATGGTGGTAGTAAATGTTGGTTCTTGTGTTGGATGTAGGAGATGCGAAAGAAGTTGCCCAATAAATGGAATTATATTTGAAAATCTTCCAATAAAATGTATGCATTGTGATAAAAACCCTTGCCTTTATGCTTGCCCTGAAAATGCCATAGAAAGAATAAACAATAAAGTCGTTGTTATAGAAGAAAAATGTATCGGTTGTGGTTTGTGTGCTTTGGCATGTCCATTCGGAGCTATAAGAATTGATGGAGTTGCTTTAAAGTGCAATGGATGTTATAAGAGAGATGTAGAAGTATGTAAAGAAGTTTGCCCAACAGGAGCAATAGATCACCTTGAAGATCTACTTTGCAGTAAGTTGGAGAATACTCTTAACAAATTTAGTAAACTTCATGCGTTATATGCGAAGATGAGATAA
- a CDS encoding formate dehydrogenase H subunit alpha, selenocysteine-containing, with amino-acid sequence MEFKVVNTICPYCGVGCGVGLVVKNNKVVGVYPNKRHPINEGKLCAKGNYCYQFIHNKDRLKKPLIKKESGFSEISYKKALELVAENLKNFKDEIGFFSSARCTNEENYITQKFARVVLKTNNIDHCARLUHSATVSGMSACFGSGAMTNTIEDIKQANCILIIGSNTFEQHPLIARIIMKAKDKGAKIITIDPRKTITAKNSDLHLQITPGTNVALINSLMHVIIEKGLIDEEFIKKRTEGFEKLKEVVKNYPPKIVSKICGIDEEAIIRTAEIYGGAERASIIYCMGITQFTHGVEAVKALCNLAMITGNIGKEGTGVNPLRGQNNVQGACDMGALPDLLPGYKKVDLHYSEFEELWKTELNPDPGLTIPEMIDKSGKEIKCLYIIGENPMVSDPNIKHVEKALKNLDFLVVQDIFLTETAKMADVVLPTKCWAEKDGTFTNTERRVQLINKAIDTDLPSDWEIIKKLSEKLGFSDKFNYNTSQDIFNEIRKVVPQYRGISYERLKKGGIHYPCFNEDDEGVKILYRDKFLTSNGKGKILPVEYREISELPNDKFPFILTTGRIVFHYHTGTMTRRCKNLTEEINEAFVEINSEDAKSLKIENWDFVKIVSKRGEVIARARITDDIKKGVVFMPFHFSEANPNLITNDALDKECKIPELKACAVNILKIETKNKK; translated from the coding sequence ATGGAATTCAAAGTAGTAAATACAATCTGCCCGTATTGTGGGGTTGGTTGTGGAGTTGGTCTTGTTGTTAAAAATAATAAAGTTGTTGGGGTCTATCCTAACAAAAGACATCCTATAAACGAAGGAAAATTATGTGCAAAAGGAAACTATTGCTATCAATTTATACACAATAAAGATCGATTAAAAAAGCCATTAATAAAAAAAGAAAGTGGATTTTCAGAAATATCTTATAAAAAGGCCTTAGAACTCGTAGCTGAAAATTTAAAGAACTTTAAAGATGAGATAGGTTTTTTCTCGTCTGCAAGATGCACGAATGAGGAAAACTATATTACTCAAAAATTTGCACGAGTGGTTTTAAAAACAAACAACATCGATCACTGTGCACGATTATGACACTCAGCAACCGTTAGCGGAATGAGTGCGTGCTTCGGATCTGGTGCTATGACCAACACAATTGAGGATATTAAGCAAGCAAACTGTATCTTAATTATAGGATCTAATACATTTGAACAACACCCTCTAATTGCAAGAATAATAATGAAAGCCAAAGATAAAGGGGCTAAGATAATTACCATAGATCCGAGAAAAACGATAACAGCAAAAAACTCTGATTTACATCTTCAAATAACTCCAGGAACTAATGTTGCTTTAATAAACTCACTAATGCATGTTATTATAGAAAAAGGACTAATTGACGAAGAATTCATAAAAAAAAGAACTGAGGGGTTTGAAAAGTTAAAAGAGGTTGTTAAAAACTATCCTCCGAAAATTGTTTCAAAGATATGCGGAATTGATGAAGAGGCAATAATTAGAACTGCCGAGATCTATGGAGGTGCTGAAAGAGCGAGTATAATATACTGCATGGGAATAACACAATTCACACACGGAGTTGAGGCAGTTAAAGCATTGTGTAATTTAGCCATGATCACTGGAAATATAGGAAAAGAAGGAACAGGAGTTAATCCATTAAGGGGGCAGAATAACGTTCAAGGAGCTTGTGATATGGGTGCACTTCCAGACCTTCTACCTGGCTATAAAAAAGTAGATCTCCACTATTCAGAATTCGAAGAACTATGGAAAACTGAACTCAACCCAGATCCTGGGTTAACAATTCCTGAGATGATAGATAAATCCGGAAAAGAAATTAAATGCCTATATATCATAGGAGAAAATCCAATGGTTTCAGATCCAAACATTAAGCATGTTGAAAAGGCATTAAAAAATCTGGACTTTTTAGTAGTTCAAGATATATTTTTAACAGAAACTGCTAAGATGGCAGATGTTGTTCTTCCAACAAAATGCTGGGCTGAGAAAGACGGAACATTTACAAACACCGAAAGAAGAGTTCAACTCATAAATAAAGCGATTGATACTGATCTACCAAGTGATTGGGAGATAATAAAAAAGTTGTCCGAAAAACTTGGATTTAGTGATAAGTTCAACTACAACACTTCACAAGACATTTTCAACGAAATAAGGAAAGTTGTGCCACAGTATAGGGGTATAAGTTATGAACGATTAAAAAAAGGAGGAATTCACTATCCTTGTTTCAATGAGGATGATGAAGGAGTTAAGATCCTATATAGAGACAAGTTTTTAACAAGTAATGGAAAGGGTAAGATTCTACCAGTTGAGTATAGAGAAATTTCAGAATTGCCAAATGATAAATTCCCATTTATCTTAACAACTGGAAGGATAGTGTTTCACTACCACACTGGAACGATGACTCGTAGGTGTAAAAACTTAACTGAGGAAATAAACGAGGCATTTGTGGAGATAAATAGTGAAGATGCTAAATCATTAAAAATTGAAAATTGGGACTTTGTTAAAATAGTTTCTAAGAGAGGAGAGGTTATTGCAAGAGCAAGAATAACTGATGATATTAAAAAAGGTGTTGTTTTTATGCCATTTCACTTCTCAGAGGCAAATCCAAATCTTATAACCAATGATGCGTTAGATAAGGAATGTAAGATACCAGAATTAAAAGCTTGTGCAGTTAATATACTAAAAATCGAAACTAAAAATAAAAAATAA
- a CDS encoding class I SAM-dependent methyltransferase yields MSGFEEYAEEYDRWFDENEIIYKSEIEALKRHIPKGKGLEIGVGTGRFAKPFNIKIGVDISKKMAEIAKKRGIDVIIARGEDLPFNDNEFDFVLINTVLEFSEDPKKMLKEAKRVLKNGGKIIIGIIDKDSFLGKMYEKKKQKSKFYKDANFLSAREVIEMLKELGFKNIKATQTIFKGIDKADKVKDDKNVKLLKETPSRSSNYNQILDGTLIEVENPNLMDVGYLNKAEPYEVKEGYGEGGFVAISAEVCKDG; encoded by the coding sequence ATGAGCGGATTTGAGGAATATGCAGAGGAATACGATAGATGGTTTGATGAAAATGAAATTATCTATAAATCAGAAATTGAAGCATTAAAAAGACATATTCCAAAGGGAAAAGGTTTAGAAATTGGAGTTGGAACCGGTAGATTTGCTAAACCATTTAATATAAAGATTGGTGTTGATATATCTAAAAAAATGGCTGAAATAGCTAAAAAAAGGGGTATTGATGTTATAATAGCAAGAGGAGAAGATTTGCCATTTAACGACAATGAGTTTGATTTTGTATTAATAAATACTGTCTTAGAATTTTCTGAAGATCCAAAAAAGATGCTAAAAGAGGCAAAGAGAGTTTTAAAGAACGGTGGAAAAATAATTATAGGCATTATAGATAAAGATAGCTTTTTAGGAAAAATGTATGAAAAAAAGAAACAAAAAAGTAAATTTTATAAGGATGCCAATTTTTTATCAGCGAGAGAAGTTATAGAAATGCTAAAAGAATTGGGATTTAAAAATATAAAAGCCACACAAACAATTTTTAAAGGAATAGATAAAGCTGATAAAGTTAAAGATGATAAAAACGTAAAATTATTGAAAGAAACCCCTTCCCGTAGTAGTAATTATAACCAAATCTTAGATGGGACATTAATTGAGGTTGAAAACCCTAATTTAATGGACGTCGGGTATCTCAATAAGGCAGAGCCCTATGAAGTTAAAGAGGGTTATGGAGAAGGAGGATTTGTAGCAATATCTGCTGAGGTGTGCAAAGATGGATAA